GGAATCTGATTCCTTAATGATTCCCATTACTTTTGAGAATTGAATTCGCCGTGAAAGAGAATTCTTCTAAAAACTCTCATTCGTTGCCCCCACTGCCACCATGCGCCGGCAGTACAAGTCGCCGGACTCTACCACCGGTCGCAACGGTCATTGCTAACAAACTCCTTCGCCAGGTGCCGGACTTTGTTGCCAATAGTTAGACGATGTCGTCGATGGTCAATCACTATATCCCAATCATCGGCTTTCGCCGTCAACCACTCATCACTAGTTGTTCTTCGTTGCCGTTGATGAGAAGAATCTTCTCGTGAAAGACCAAAAATTTCCTTAATCCATATAATCGACAAGGAATCtctttcaaaataatattactTGGAATGAGAATCCATTCAAGAATTTCTAGTAACAAAAACAGGCCTGGTAGAATGGCATTCCACCTCTTTCTTATGCACCAAACATGAGATTTCACATTCCTTCAAACCAAACATTCAATAAGTTGTTTCCGCGAGAACTGGAAACAAAATAGACACGAGAGTCACATGGCGAAAAGAACAAACTGACCAGATGCCAAAACTCAACCAATGGAAAGATGCACATAATTTTCAaaccaaaaccccaaaaattgCTCGTCATTCTACCTCCTATTCCTGAGGAATTCCAAGAGATTGTCGTTGCTTTCCATCTGTATGAACAGAAGGAACAGAGATCCCACATGCAAAATTACTCTCCTCGCCCAATGAGCCACGATAATGTCCAGCCACATCGAGCGCGATAGCGACGAGACCCGACTCGAAAGTGGCGAATGCGGGTGCAATGGCGGAAGGAAGAGGCTGCGCGAGCTCTTCTTGACGTCTTTGATCTTCTGGGTCTGGTGCTTCGTCTTCTTTTCCCGCTCGAAACCCGGGCTGAGCCATGGAAGCGAAGGTGAAGAATTTGCCCGCTTTCTGAAATAAAGTTCGCTTCTTTCTCTTAGCTGCGCTTTCTGTTGAGTTGCATCTAACTCGTGTGCGAGCCTCCGAGGTAGTTGCTTGAGTTTGATCGGTTTTGGGCGTGTGCCATTTGATGGGAACGAGTCAAGATCAGttctttccaattttaattagaattgTGCAAAAAAGAAGCTTCCATTTTCCATTTATCTagtttttccttgaattttACGTTTTGACAATACATTCAGATTTCCATTTGTGATGCCCGTTTTGTCCTCAAGATTTGGTCTGCTCTTTCCTGCTGATGCTCAGTCGTGAAAGTTACCAGTGAATTGGAGGAGGCCCATTGTTTCTGGGGCAGgatgaaaaatcataagaacATTGCAGTGTCCATGAATTCATGATAATCTACTGTCTCTTTTCAGACCAAGTGCTAAATGCTGTTGTTTGATCGTATCTGTCCTGCAGTTAGCTAAATTTGAAGCTTGCCCTTTTCAGGTGTTCGCAAGGACAATAAGCTTCACAAGCATGCATATATAGTCGGCGCTGGTAACGATAACAGAGCAAATCAGTTGAGTTCAGAACCCAGAAAGTGTACAGCTTGCGACAGGTCACATGTGCCTCGAGAACTTAGAGATTTTGAGCAGCCTCTTCCAAAGATCAATGTAAATGAAGAAGTCCTTGGGCACTTATTTGGTTGTGCTGCTCCGGTGTGTAGAATACAAtcagaagaaggaagaaaagcacGTCAACCAGAACCGCCAAATTTGAGAGGTAATCGGCCTTCTTATCtcaattttgatgattttcgaAACTCAAGAAGGCAGGAAAAAGTGCTGGGAATACCTACTTGGCTCGTCAACATTACACACCGGCTCGAACCGGATGGAACTGAGTATAACTATGCGTCTGCATCAAAGGGAGCGAAGGTTCTTGCTCATAACAAAGAAGCGAAAGGAGCAACCAACATACTCGGAAAAGACCATGACAAGTACTTGAGAAACCCTTGTTCTATCGCAGAGAAGTTTGTCGTGATTGAGCTTGCAGAGGAAACTCTGGTCGATGCAGTCAAAATCGCAAACTTTGAGCACTACTCTTCCAATTTTAAGGAATTCGAGTTGTCTGGAAGTTTGAGTTACCCTACGCAAACATGGTCCCCACTGGGCAAGTTCGTCGCCAAGAACGTGAAGCATATTCAAACCTTCAAGCTGCCCGAGCCAAAATGGTTGAGGTACTTGAAGTTGAATTTGCTTAGTCATTACGGATCAAAGTTCTATTGCACGCTAAGTGTCATGGAGGTGTTTGGAATCGATGCAATAGAGCGGATGCTCGAAGATCTCTTTGTGCCTTCTAGTGAACCTTCTCAAGGTGATCTTGCAAAGCCTAATGCTTCGGCAACACACCTGCCAAGACATGAGTCAGTTGCTGTGGAACTTAAGAGTGATGATAGAAGTCAAAATGCAGTTGAGACAGCCACTACGACAACCGAAGCTGTTGATCACGCACAAAATGCAAAAGCTCATGAGGCAACTGATCCTGACATTACAAGAAAGGTTCCTGATCCCATTGAGGAAGTGAGGCAAATGTTAAATGGCAGAATTCCCGGTGACACTGTCCTTAAAATCCTGATGCAGAAAGTTCGGGCTCTTGAACAGAACTTG
This sequence is a window from Rhodamnia argentea isolate NSW1041297 chromosome 3, ASM2092103v1, whole genome shotgun sequence. Protein-coding genes within it:
- the LOC115748007 gene encoding SUN domain-containing protein 5 isoform X1 — translated: MSSHIERDSDETRLESGECGCNGGRKRLRELFLTSLIFWVWCFVFFSRSKPGLSHGSEGVRKDNKLHKHAYIVGAGNDNRANQLSSEPRKCTACDRSHVPRELRDFEQPLPKINVNEEVLGHLFGCAAPVCRIQSEEGRKARQPEPPNLRGNRPSYLNFDDFRNSRRQEKVLGIPTWLVNITHRLEPDGTEYNYASASKGAKVLAHNKEAKGATNILGKDHDKYLRNPCSIAEKFVVIELAEETLVDAVKIANFEHYSSNFKEFELSGSLSYPTQTWSPLGKFVAKNVKHIQTFKLPEPKWLRYLKLNLLSHYGSKFYCTLSVMEVFGIDAIERMLEDLFVPSSEPSQGDLAKPNASATHLPRHESVAVELKSDDRSQNAVETATTTTEAVDHAQNAKAHEATDPDITRKVPDPIEEVRQMLNGRIPGDTVLKILMQKVRALEQNLSVLEEYIKELNRRQGDMFPEHEKQVSTMLVLVEKRKLEIRDLMEWKELMEKGYRDLVLWKSVASSQVDLLGQENTLLRSDIEKVARDQASLKNKELAVMAVSFFFFCCALLKLISTRPSLTFRASQPDRAVHTSRGWLLILLSSSMTMCIPLFYS
- the LOC115748007 gene encoding SUN domain-containing protein 5 isoform X3, encoding MSSHIERDSDETRLESGECGCNGGRKRLRELFLTSLIFWVWCFVFFSRSKPGLSHGSEGVRKDNKLHKHAYIVGAGNDNRANQLSSEPRKCTACDRSHVPRELRDFEQPLPKINVNEEVLGHLFGCAAPVCRIQSEEGRKARQPEPPNLRGNRPSYLNFDDFRNSRRQEKVLGIPTWLVNITHRLEPDGTEYNYASASKGAKVLAHNKEAKGATNILGKDHDKYLRNPCSIAEKFVVIELAEETLVDAVKIANFEHYSSNFKEFELSGSLSYPTQTWSPLGKFVAKNVKHIQTFKLPEPKWLRYLKLNLLSHYGSKFYCTLSVMEVFGIDAIERMLEDLFVPSSEPSQGDLAKPNASATHLPRHESVAVELKSDDRSQNAVETATTTTEAVDHAQNAKAHEATDPDITRKVPDPIEEVRQMLNGRIPGDTVLKILMQKVRALEQNLSVLEEYIKELNRRQGDMFPEHEKQVSTMLVLVEKRKLEIRDLMEWKELMEKGYRDLVLWKSVASSQVDLLGQENTLLRSDIEKVARDQASLKNKELAVMASCPHKSRVASDIT
- the LOC115748007 gene encoding SUN domain-containing protein 5 isoform X2, with the translated sequence MSSHIERDSDETRLESGECGCNGGRKRLRELFLTSLIFWVWCFVFFSRSKPGLSHGSEGVRKDNKLHKHAYIVGAGNDNRANQLSSEPRKCTACDRSHVPRELRDFEQPLPKINVNEEVLGHLFGCAAPVCRIQSEEGRKARQPEPPNLRGNRPSYLNFDDFRNSRRQEKVLGIPTWLVNITHRLEPDGTEYNYASASKGAKVLAHNKEAKGATNILGKDHDKYLRNPCSIAEKFVVIELAEETLVDAVKIANFEHYSSNFKEFELSGSLSYPTQTWSPLGKFVAKNVKHIQTFKLPEPKWLRYLKLNLLSHYGSKFYCTLSVMEVFGIDAIERMLEDLFVPSSEPSQGDLAKPNASATHLPRHESVAVELKSDDRSQNAVETATTTTEAVDHAQNAKAHEATDPDITRKVPDPIEEVRQMLNGRIPGDTVLKILMQKVRALEQNLSVLEEYIKELNRRQGDMFPEHEKQVSTMLVLVEKRKLEIRDLMEWKELMEKGYRDLVLWKSVASSQVDLLGQENTLLRSDIEKVARDQASLKNKELAVMALDQARVRGSSFQTVTTRRDSLMSPISLSLFRSPSSVTSPANSGHPPLESL